The Alkalihalobacillus sp. LMS6 genomic interval TATTGAAGGCGGAAAAGAGATGGACGAAGATGCGTTGAAAAAAGCAGGTATTAATCAAAGCATTACACACGTTGACTTTATGATGGGTTCAGCAGAAATGAACATTGACGGTATTCATGCAGATGGTTCAAAAGAACCGATCTTCAGAAACGGTGAATGGGCATTTTAACGAATGTTAAAAGGAGTAAAGGCCGCTAGTGCGTGGCTTTACTCCTTTTTTATTGCGGACGTATTCCTTTTAAAATTAAATCACTAATTGCAGCAGCCCATTGATCTTTCGTCTCTTCTTTCCTCGCTTTGTTTAATGAGATCGATTGAAAAATCAATGTTTCAATTAAATGAGCAGGCAAATCTTTTCGTATTTCACCTAGTTGTATGCCGTTTTCCACTAGCGTATGAATATAGTGAAAGACTTCTTTATGGTGTTTCCAAAGTTGCTTTAACACTAGTTGAACTTGCTCATTTCCTCTCTTCTCTACGTGCGGGGTTAAATCGATTGCAAGTAAAATGCGATCATGCTTCATAAATAAGTAAATGAGTTGCTCTAATTGCGTACATACTGGCGCATTTAAAGGGATTTCTTTTTGATCTGTAAGGAACGCCTCCATAATATGGGACATATACGCGACGAGCAAATCTTCTTTGTTCGGGTAATACTCGTAAATTGTACTTCTTCCTACTTCTAACATCGATGCTAATGGCTTAAAATGAAAGCCTTCGTAACCCGATTCAAGTAATAAAGTATCGGTTGCCGCAAAGATATCTTCTTTATTAAGCTTCCTTCTCGCCATCTAAACGTTTTCCTCTCCTTTAATACACTGTGCGAAAATGTTGCTCGTTCGCTTCAGTGTCCATCTCTGTAGAAGAAAGCTCTTCTACAGTAGAAAAACGATTGCCTTGTTTAATTGTTTCTATAAACGAGTATAATTCGGTTTCCTTCCCTTGAACCTCAATGGCGACATTGCCATTGTCTTCGTTTCGAACATTCCCTGTCACCTTATAATGAGACGCTTCCGTTTCAACAAATGATCGAAAGCCCACTCCTTGAACATGACCTTTTACCATTACACTAAATCGTTTCATCTCCATCACCTCAACAGTTCTTTTTCCCTCCTTAACAAAAAAGAAAACACAAAAAAATAAAATTGAAACGCTTTCAATTATGAATTTTTTGTGATAATATAATAAAAAGACATAAAACAGACACAATACAAATTGTACGACCATACACTTTATAAAAAGGAGTGTTATCTATGGATATGTTTTTTGCTTATATGTTTGTTGCGAGCGCCACTCCATTGTTTCTATGGCTCGAACACAGAAAAATAGCCATTACTAGTATTCCGTTTATTCTTATTATGTGGACACTTGCGGTAGGCTTTTTATTTGATGGCTTCTTATTCCACATTACTGAATCCACTTTTGTTGTCGCTGTATTAATAAATGTTGTGATTGCACATGCGGCTGCATTTATTTTATATGCTTCCCCACATGTGGCAAATAAAACAAAACGTATAACCGAAACATCTGAATAAAAAAAAGCGTATCTCGTTAGCCGAGATACGCTTTTTTGTTTTTTATAGGTGACCTGTCATTAAAACAAAGTAAGAACCTACAACAATAATGACCGCGATCGCAATGGCAAAAACCGTATGTCCAATTTGCCATTTCCCATCTTTTCCTTCACCTATATGCATGAACATAAATAGCTGTACACCCATTTGAATAAAAGCGAAAGCGAAGATGATAATCACTCGAATACTCCAAGCGAGATTTGTTTGTGACATTACCCAAACCGCAAGAAGTGTTAACACAATTGATAAAGCAAATCCAACAACGTGCTTCCATGGAAATCCGTGGTCGTGGTCGTGCGATGACGCTTCATTTTGATTAGCCATTTACATCCACTCCATTCCGAGCAAGTATACGCCTGTAAAAATGATTACCCAGATAACATCAAGGAAGTGCCAGTACAAGCTTGCGATAAAGAACTTCGACGTCGTTCGCTTCGTTAAACCACGCTGTTTAATTTGAATCATTAAAAGAATCATCCAACCAATACCAATTGCAACGTGAAGACCATGCGTTCCTAATAAGACAAAGAATGCTGACCAATGTGCACTTGCTGATAAAGTTGCTCCTTCATGAGCGTAATGGACGAACTCATAAATCTCAAATCCTAGGAACCCAAGTCCAAGCAATAGCGTTAATCCAACCCAGATGAGCATTCGATTGACACGTCCTGCACGCATTTCATGAATCGCTATGCCAGCTGTAAATGAACTTGTTAAAAGTAAGAACGTCATCGCTAGGACGAGATTAAGATCAAACAACTCACCTGACGTAATCGCTGATGCATTTCGGTCAACTAATACAAAGTAAGAAGCGAAAAGCGTTGAAAACAAGGCGAATTCAGCGCCGATGAAAATCCAAAACCCAAGGATATTATTTTTACCTTCAGCTGATTGATACTCTAGCGGCTGATTCGGATCAATTGATTCATTTGCTGCCATCGGTTACGCCTCCTTCGCTTTTTTTTCAGTTTCTTCAATTTCTTCAACACTTACATAATAACCATCGTTGTAATCAAACGAACGGAAAATCATACAAACAAAGATCGCAACACCACTCAAGATCGCTGGAATCCACCAGCTAAATACGAGGGCAAACGATGCCGTAAACATGAAGAACGCCATCACAGGTCCTAGCCACGTATTGTTTGGCATATGAATTTTCTCGTAATCTGTAGAAGCATTTAAATCAATGCCTTTCTCTTTCATGTCCCAGAACGCATCTCTTTCGGATACTTCCGGCTGATGCGCGAAATTATAATGAGGAGGAATCGCTGATGATGTTGCCCACTCGAGCGTACGACCATCCCACGGATCTCCTGTTGTATCGCGCTTCTCGTAGCGCCAGCTGTAGTAAATATTATAGACAAACAATGCGAAGGCAGCTGCCATCATAAATGCACCAATTGTCGAGATAAAGTTTAACGTAAACCAGCCATCGCCTTCTAAATACGTGTAAATACGACGCGGCATCCCGTCTAATCCTAAGAAGTATTGTGGGAAGAAACATACGTTAAATCCGATCATGAAGATCCAGAATACCCATTTCCCAATACGTTCGTTCATACGGTGACCAAACATTTTTGGATACCAGTAGATTAAACCAGCAAAACATGAAAACACAGTCGCAGCAATTAATACGTAGTGGAAGTGAGACACTAAGAAATACGTATTATGATACTGATAATCGGCCGCAGCCATTGCTAACATTACACCTGTTACACCACCGACAACAAAGTTCGGAATAAATCCTAATGACCAAAGCATTGGTGATGTAAAGCGAATCTTCCCTTTGTGTAGCGTAAACAACCAGTTAAAGATTTTCACCCCAGTTGGTACAGAAATCGCCATCGTTGTAATGGAGAAAAATGAGTTCACTGCTGCACTGTTCCCCATTGTAAAGAAGTGGTGAACCCATACAAGGAAGCTTAAACCTGAGATCACGACAATGGATGCCACCATCGCATTGTAGCCAAACAGTTTTTTACGAGCAAACGTTGAAATAATTTCTGAGAATATCCCGAAAGCTGGTAAGGCAACAATATATACTTCGGGGTGTCCCCATATCCAGAACAAGTTTGCCCAGAGCATATCGAGCCCTTCACCTTGCAAGGTAAAGAAATGTGTGCCAAACAGTAAGTCAAACGTCATCATCGCTAAAGCAACGGTCAATACCGGGAATGCTAATACGATGATTAGAGACGTAATGAAGACAGTCCATGTAAACATCGGCATCTTCATTAGCGACATGCCTTTTGTACGCATGCGTAAAATCGTTACAATAAAGTTAATTCCTGTTGCAAGCGTACCAATACCTGATAACTGAATTCCTAGTGCGTAATAGTTTTGCCCTACGCCTGGACTGAAATCATTCGATGCAAGTGGGAAATAAGACGTCCAACCTGCTGACGGTGATCCGCCAATAATAAATGAAATATTAAAGAGTGCCATCCCGAAAAAGAACGTCCAAAAACTCAAGTTATTCAAGAATGGAAAGGCTAAGTCACGTGCTCCAATTTGTAAAGGAACAACCACGTTCATTAATCCGATCAAGAATGGCATTGCCATAAAGATGATCATAATGGTTCCGTGTGTAGTGAAAATTTCGTTATAATTTTGACCACTTAAAAAATCTAGTTCTGGTGCAGCTAATTGAGTACGCATCATCATCGCGTCCACGCCACCTCTAAAGAGCATTAGAAGTGCACAGGCAATGTACATAATCCCAATTTTTTTATGGTCAACTGTCGTAACCCAGTTATTCCATACGTACTTCCATTTTTTAAAATATGTGAGGGCAACTACAGCGATTATACTAGTAAGCACAATTGAGATCTGCGCAACTAGGATAAACGGGTCACCCGTTACAATAAATTCATCCCACCTCAACGGTATATCCCCTCTCTTGCGCTTGATTCATCTTACTCATCATCCAACTCCACTTCGTACGTTTTATCTGTGTCAATTGGCTGAGTTAAGAGTGGCAGGTCAAACGCTTTTCCCTCTCTTGAATGAGGGCTGTGCGCTTCATAACCAAGCTCTGCTCGTTTTTCCAACGAGTATGTTGCGTCATATGCATGATTAACGAATTCAAGATGTGTCGATGAGAACGTCATTTCTTCTGAATGACCAGGAACCATTAAGTGCATGTACTCCTCTTCAGATAACGACGGTGCGTTTTCTTGTGTTTCTTCAACCCACTCATCAAACGCTTCATCGGTTTGAGCTGTTACCGTAAACCGCTGTTCAGCAAACCCTTCACCTGTAAAGTTTGCGTTCCGACCTTCATATTGTCCAACTTCAGTCGCAGCGAGGTACAATTCTGTTTCCATACCTGACATCGCATATTTCTGTCCACCAAGCTGCGGTACCCAGAATGAAGCCATGGCATCGGCAGAGGTCAATTTAAATAAAATTGGTCGATCTTCAGGAATGTTAATGTAGTTCACAGTTTCAATCCCTTGTTCTGGATAGCTGAAAATCCACTTCCAGTTTGCACTTGTTGCGTGAATTACAAGCGGTTCCTGCTGTGCATCGACTTCCTCAATTTCAGGCGCTTCTTCCAAACTGTAAATCGTCATAACAGTTGGAATAGATAAGATTGTTACAATGACAATAGGAATAATTGTCCAAATAAATTCGAGCTTATGACTACCTTCAATAGTAGGATCATAGTTGTCGTTATTTCCTCGATCACGATATTTAACAAGCATGATCGTTAATAGAACAAATACAACTAATACAATAAAAATCATAAACCATATTGATAGCCAGATTAAATCACTTTGCTGTTCAGCGACTGGCCCTTGTGGATCAAGTACCGTTAAACTTCCACAGCCACTCAGAAAGACAGCGACCATCGCTAACGAAATCCATTTAAAAAAAGAGGATGGCATACCCAATAATATCACCTTTCTTTTGGCATAATAAATTCATTGCGCGTTAACTATGTGAAACAATGAACGTGCAACTTAGATGCTTCCATCCTACCACTTTCTTTAAGAAAATGGGGGAAATAACTTCTTGTGAACATAAATTATCATAAATTAGACAAAAAAAAGTTACGAAGCAGACACATCTTTACCAAGACTTTCTTGTTAACGCAATCATGAAATACCCTTAATTGGCGAATAGTAAACGTAAGGAGGTGCTTTTCCATGACAGAAGCGTATCTATGTCCGAAATGCAAAACAAACCGTACTCGTTTCCATCAAATTGACCAAGCGGCTTTACCGGTTAAATTAGATCCGAGAAGCGGTGAAATCGTAGAAACATTTGAGGAAGAAACGTTAACACCTATCCATATGCACTACAACGGGCCAGCTATTCGCATCCAGTGCGGCGCTTGTGGGCTAAATGAAGCAGAAGAAACATTTATTGCTTTTGCGAAAAATAGCCCCCTTTCATAACAACAAAAGAAGGCTTCGCATTATGCGATGCCTTCTTTTTATCTATGAGACCAAGCGCGTCAACTTTTGCCACAACAGATACATACCCATACCATAAGCTTCTACTTCATCTTGAAGGGTATCCCCCTCATCCATTTCAACAACTTGGAACGGTTGAGAAACAAAGCCCCTTGATCCATTAAATGAAGCTTTTAAAAAATCGCTCACGTACTGCAGCGCATAATCTGCTCTGCCCATTACTTCATAAAAAGAAACAAACCCATGCATCGTACCTTTAAATCGGACCGCTTCGACGTTGTTTCCAGCATCATACAGTCGTTCAGCAAATGCTTCTCCCTCATCTCTTAGGGGATCAAATTCAGCTGTAGCAACAAGAGAATCAGGAAATCCACGTAAATCATCCATTAACAATGGAGAAACAAGAGGATTTAACCAGTCTTCTTCATTGGGCGTATAGGCTGAACGCGCTTTTTCCATGACAGAGCGGGATAGAAAATAATAGCCACTCGAGTAAAGATCTCTTGAAGCGAACGGAAGATCTTCAAACGTTGTTAATGGGTAGAGAAATACACCGCTATGCACGGAAAGATTACTTTCTTTTGCTTTCATGATAACCGAGGCAGCTAAGTTGCCTCCTGCACTATCCCCCACAACAGCAACTTGATCCATATTTGCATCAAGCTCTGATGCATGGTTCATGACCCACTCTAATGTCTCAAAACTGTCATTTAAGGCAGTCGGAAAATGATAGCTGGGTGCAACCCGATAATTCGGCGCCACGATAATCGCATTTGTTCGATTTGCAAGAGCTCGAAGAATATTATCATGGGTTTCAATATTTCCGTATCCCTCCATAAATGCACCACCGTGATAATAGACGATTACTGGATGAGGACCCGCTTGAACAGGAGAATACGTGCGAACGGCGATTTCCTCCCCATCACTTGTTTCCATTAAACGATCTTGCCGTTCAATAGTAGGCGCAACCGGGCGAACAAAGAAAGACGGCGTTGACAAGCCTTCAGGTAATAGTTGTTCATTGACTGCATGCAAGATAACGCCTGTTTTTAAAGGCACCTTACCTGCTTCTGTATAGCGCCATGATTGAATAACAACCATGGCAATAAGCAAACTCACAATTAGAACTAAGCTAAGAGAGCCGATAAAAAACAACACACGATGCTTTTTCGAACTGTTCATAACCTTAATCCCCTTATCCTGTTAGCGTGAGCTTACACTTGCTTCCAATGAGAATCAATAAACGTATCGCGACCACTTTCTTCTCGGTCTTTTTTGTAGTGCTTTGGTTGCTTTTTATAAAAATCTTGATGTTCTGGCTCAGCCTCATAAAAAGTCATTTCAGGTAAAATCGCTGTGACAATAGGCGCTTTAAATCGCCCACTTTCACTCAGTTGAAGCTTCGTTGCCTCTGCCCGCTCTTTTTGCAAATCGTTCGCATAAAAAATAGCGGTTCGATACTGACTTCCCCGGTCGTGAAATTGTCCGCCATCATCTGTTGGATCAATTTGCGGCCAATACAACTCTAACAGTTGATCGTATGAAAAACGTGTAGGATCAAACGCTATTTGCACAACTTCATAATGACCAGTCTGTCCGGTTTTCACTTGTTCGTACGTAGGGTGATCGGTTGTCCCGCCCATATAGCCTGAGACGATCGATTGAATTCCTGGCAGTTCGTCAAATGGTTGGACCATGCACCAAAAACAACCCCCAGCAAATGTTGCTGTTTCTATCGCCATTTACAACTCCCCTTCTCTTTCATCTTTTAGTGCCAATAGTGCTTTCTCTTTTGCTTTCGCTTCAATCATAACATCGACATCGACACCGTCAAGTACGCGTAATAATAGGTCAACATCTTCTTTTCGTAAATAGTCAGTATGCCTAGGATCGGCAGCGTGATCCCGACCTGAACTAATATGAACTTTTGGCTTGTCTGTCCACGTAGCATGCACAGCTTGAAATAACGACTTTAATTCTTCTTCCTCTGTGTAAAAGCAGCGCTCATGGTGAATATCGAAGCATACCGATACCCCACATTGATCATGAATATCTAATACGTCTTTTGTACAAAACGTTTTATCATCATTTTCTAATCGAATGGTCGACTGCAGCTCAGGCGAAAGCGTTTTAAACGTTTTAACAAAACTGGCTTTTGCCTTTTCTTTGTCGCCGTAAGCGCCTCCTGTATGAATGATGACATCCGTTCCACCGACCATGCTTAAAAAAGCGTAATGATACTCGAGATCTTTTATCGCATTTTCAACCACTTGTTTACGAGGAGAATTTAATACGGTGAACTGTGCTGGGTGCATAGAAAACCGCATGTTTGCTTCACACCCAATACGTTTGATATCAGTAAAAAGAGCTAGCACATCGTCATCGTTTTGCCAATCCCACTCCATTTCAGGATGAGTAGCGAAAGGAATGATTTCACTTGATAAACGAAAAAACAAGATTTGGTTCGCTCGATTCCATTCGACCATATCACGTACAAGATGCAAATTATGCAACGTTAATTCCTTGATCTTCGTCATGCCTTCATTTCTCATCGTTTGTAAGCGACAGGTCCGCATTTTCACACCAAGCGTTACATTCAAACATGCATATCCAAATCTCATTCTAGCTGCTCCTCAAAAATTTATTTAAACGTCATCGTAAACAAATTCAATTTCGTCATATTTTCTACTATATTTAATTTTTACCGAATGATCATTAAAATACCATCCATCTTGTTCTTCTACAAAAAATAAAAAACCGTCGATTTCTTTTTTCAGTAGCGGTTCCACCGGTTCAATTTGACTAATTCCAAGAGAGAAGCCACTTTGTAAAGAGCCACATCCACCGTACCGTCCATACAATCGAATTGGAATAAGTGTTTCCTCTTCCCCAAATTCCTCTTTAAACCATGTAATTGCTGGTTTGGTTACTTCTACATTCATCTTCTCCACTCCTTTATTGATGCTATTTTACCAGTAAACGATGAATTCGCACAAATATGATGTTCATTGTTTCTTTAATGCAACTTTGTTTCCTCTATGCATATTCTATTTAAAAAAGGAGCAAATATAATGTTAAAAAATCATACGACAGCTTATGTGCATCTTTTTTGTAAACTGAAATTACTATCAGAAAAACAACTAGAGCTGTATAAAAACCAGTCATCGAGAAACGTGCTTTGAAACAGCCGACTAGCTAAAAAGACTTATCAATCAAATGAGGGAGTCCCTCATAAGATGATAAGTCTTTTTTAACCCTTTAAGAGCAATGAGTCAATGGTCTGCAAAAGTTCCTTAATATTCGGCTTTTCAACGTGTGCATCTACGCCAACTTGTTTTCCTTTGCGTTCCATCACAGTAGCGTGTAAGGAAGAATAGGAAATAATGGGCAAACGATTCGTTGTTTCTCGTTCCCGTATTTTTTTCGTGAAATCAAGCCCATTCAAGATGGGCATGTCGATATCGGTTATACACAAGTGAATTCGGTCAGGAGACTTTTCGAGCGCGCGCAACGCCTCTTCTCCATTTTCGTAAATAGAAATGTTGTTGTAACCCGCATCTTGTAGCGCCTCTGATGTAATGACTTGCATCGTTTGTGAATCCTCAATCAACATGAGTGAATAGGTTTTTCGCTCAGGGCGTTGCTTTTGCGAAAAATCGTCTTCAAAATGAGTAGGATGAATCCCGTGAATGACTCGTTCCACATCGAACAAATAAAGAATATCGTCGTCTTTAAACGTCACCACACTTGAAACAAACGCATCTTTGTCTTGAGAGAGGTCGGCAGGTACATACATGTCTTTCGCTTGAATCTGTTCAATTTTTGACACGTCTGTCGCTTTTAACGCAAAGGTTTTCTTCCCATGCTCAACTATAATAAAATAATTTGCTTTTTCTTCTTCTACTTGTAGAAGCTTGTACGTATTCAAGACCGGAATGCCTTGTTCTCGCAAGCGAATGACGCCTTCAACAATCGTATGTTGATTCGGTGATGGATGAATTGGCATCGGTCGAATAATTTCTTTTATTTTTAATACATTTAACCCATACCACTGTTGATTTAAAGTAAAAACAAGAATCTCTTGACTAAACACTTCCTCTGGCGTCGTAAAAATCGATAGGGTCACGATATTCAACTCCCGTACAAACATGAATGATAGCTTCTTATACTATATCGGTTAAATACAGTACGATTTTTATAGTTCAGGCTTTATTTTCGCAACGACCTTCTGTTTGAAATTTTCGCTACAGAATCCGTTTAACTCTTGATCGCTATAATAGCGGCTTAATTGTTCCAATAAATGAGGAAACTTGCTTGCATTTTCTAAGCCTTCTATATGTTGATTGATTCCGTCGAAATCTGACCCGAACCCAATATGTTGAATTCCCCCTAGACTACCGATGTAGTCTATATGTGTGAGTAAATCTTGAATCGTTGCACCAGTTTCATCTTTTGTAAATTTCGGAAAAAAGACGATGCCGATAAATGCATCTTTTTTTATTAAGGCCTTTATTTGATCATCACGCAAATTTCGATCGTGTGGACAAACTGTATAACTATTTGAATGACTTGCAATCGTCAGACGCGAGCGTGGCAACACGTCCCAAAAAGCCGCTATGCTTAAGTGAGAGACATCGTTGATGATTTGATGCTCATTGTTTAACGCGAGTATTTCTTCGCCAAATGCCGTTAACCCAGCCCCTCTTTTTTCACCAATTCCATCTGCACAGGCATTTGTTCCGTTCCACGTTAAGCCAATAGATAGCACCCCTTGTTCATACAACCATTGTACCTTACCTACATCGTGACCAACTGCATCCATTCCCTCAACTGTTAAAACTGCTCCAATTTCATTTTCTTTCAATTGCTCAATATCTGCTAATGAACGTAGATGCACCATTTGTGGATGACTTAAAACGCGCTCATAAAATTGATTCACTTGTCGCTGTACAACGGAGAATTTATCTTCCATCGGAACCGTATCTGGTATCCAAATTGCGAAAAATTGTACCTGAACTCGTCCTTTTTTCAAGTTTTGTATATTCGTATCGAGTGCCCCATCTTCAAAAGAAAGCGACGGTTGTTTCCACAACTTTAACAATGCGTCACAATGCGTATCGATTACTTTCATCGTATCACCTTTCTATCATCTGTACATATGATAAACCAATTGTACCTGTTGTTAGCCTAGAAGGAGGGTTCTAATTTGAAAAATCCGTTTTCAAAAGAAAGTGGTCAAGTCAATTTATTAGGCTCTATCGACCACTTTTTTCAACAAACGTTTAAACACCTACCGCGTGCGTTTTCGCAAGCGATTATCCCTGTTCGCGTCGATGAAACCAAAGAATCGCTCATCATCACTGCGGATCTTCCCGGGATTGATAAACAAGCCATTCATTTACGCTGTCGATACCAATCACTTGTCTTAACAGTAGAGCAAACAGACCAGTTATCCACCTTGGACGAATCGGGGCAAACCGTCTCTGAGCAACAATCTATTTCGATTCGTGAACGAGAGATTCCCGTACCGTTTTTGTTTTCTGAAGAAGATATTCGAGCCCATTATGCAAATGGACAGTTAACAGTCACGATTGAAAATAAACAAAAGCAAATTTTTATTGATTAAGGAGCTGATAAGAATGTTTCAACAACCTAGGCGCCATCAACATCCCGGTATGATGCAACGACCTCACAATCAACAAAGACAAGGTAGACCGCCTCACCCTCAGCAAAGATACCATGGTGTGCAGCAGTTTCATCCTCAACAGTACCAACAACAACCAAAAAGAAAAAAAGCGTGGTCCGCTCCTTTTACAAACGACGACGGACGATTCGATTTATCTAGAACCGCTTCTTCCGTTGACCAATTCGTCAAAACATTCCAACAAGTAACTCCTTACGTTTCAAAAGTGAGTCGCTTTTTTAAACCATAGAGTCAGGTTTGTGCCTGGCTCCATGGCTTAACGATACGCGTATTGATTAGCTATCTGCTGATTTTACTTTTTGCGCATAAGCGAGTGTGCCTCTAGGTGCTAGTAACTTAAGACCTTGAGCGTGAACAAAATCGATTTTTATCGCTTCGCCAATGTCTTCTTCCGCTTTTTCATCATATAAAAATGAAATGTCATGAATAACGACTTCTTGATCCTCACCTGTCTTCTTGCCAACTTGCAAATAAAATTCCACCATCGTGCTACATTCAAATGTATCTCTTGCGACAATACGAATACTAGATAGTTGTTTTTCTTTAAAATGTTCAAGCGCTTCGTTCGTTACATCAATTTTCATAATTAAAAACTCCTTATAGTAGATCATCTTGGTCAAATAAATACACGTAGGGAATATCGATAAATACGTAGAGAGCTTCCGACAAAGGATAAGAGTACGTTCGGATTTGTTCATCTTTATCAATATCCGTATACAAATCCGATAGAATTCCTTTTTTCTCTACGTTCATACGGACAATATTTTCTAAAAAGTATGGCCGCCAGCTCCAATTCTTCGCTTTACTCTCAGGACGTAAAAACCATTTTCCACTCTCATTTTTTTCACCATTACTTGATTCTTGATACCCATTTTCGTTGCAAATATAAACACGGAACGTATAATTCGTTAACGCTTTGGCAATCGTCAAAACAATGTCATCTAGCGATTCACTATTTGCGACTGTTTTTAACACGTGTTTTAACGAAGCCGTTAATTGATTTGAAAGATGCAGTTGGGCTTCGACTTTTTTTCGTTCGAACTGGATAAAATGATTCATATCTTTTACGAGCTGAGGCTCTTGGTTTTTTTCATCTACATAAAACGGATTTGGTTTGTGTAAATACCGCCCCTGATAATAGCGCCCTCCATTCCGCCATGCATAATTTAATTGCGAAAATGAGTGGATGCCATTAAACAAAAGCGTCGAGCCAATTTTTCGAGCAAGTGAAGACAACGAATGATGAATATCGCGGTACATGCCCGGCAACGAGTGGTCTTGTAAAAACGAACAGCTTACTCGAATAACGTTTGGGCGAATCTGACTAATAAATTCTAATTGAGAGGTTGTTGTATCTTCCGCATCAAGGGCAATCTGGATGCCTAGACTTTGTATATACATTAACGCGTGCTTCATTTTGATGACTTCTTCTAAAGATTGATCAAACCCGATAATAATGACAATTTGTTTGTACGTCATACCTTGTTCTACCATTTGTGCCAATCTTGCCGTTAACGTTTCTCCATTATCGACTTGCAGCAACTTTACATTGTAATGAAAAAACAGCAATAGCTGATCTCCCAGCCTGTCTTCTTTTTGAAGACTCTCGAATGCTTTCGCTTGCAAATGATCTTCTATTTCAATTCGGTATTCTCTAGGGATATCATGATCACCGAAAAACCAGTTAATATTTATTGGCTTAAGATGCTCCGTCCAATATGCTTCCACTTCATAGCCGATTATTTTCTGCGTATCGGCACTAATAATAGGAGAAAAATATGGAACAACATGGTCTTTATTCATCATAATATCAAGAGGGTCCACTTCCTCG includes:
- a CDS encoding TetR/AcrR family transcriptional regulator; translated protein: MARRKLNKEDIFAATDTLLLESGYEGFHFKPLASMLEVGRSTIYEYYPNKEDLLVAYMSHIMEAFLTDQKEIPLNAPVCTQLEQLIYLFMKHDRILLAIDLTPHVEKRGNEQVQLVLKQLWKHHKEVFHYIHTLVENGIQLGEIRKDLPAHLIETLIFQSISLNKARKEETKDQWAAAISDLILKGIRPQ
- a CDS encoding acylphosphatase, encoding MKRFSVMVKGHVQGVGFRSFVETEASHYKVTGNVRNEDNGNVAIEVQGKETELYSFIETIKQGNRFSTVEELSSTEMDTEANEQHFRTVY
- a CDS encoding spore morphogenesis/germination protein YwcE → MDMFFAYMFVASATPLFLWLEHRKIAITSIPFILIMWTLAVGFLFDGFLFHITESTFVVAVLINVVIAHAAAFILYASPHVANKTKRITETSE
- the qoxD gene encoding cytochrome aa3 quinol oxidase subunit IV, whose product is MANQNEASSHDHDHGFPWKHVVGFALSIVLTLLAVWVMSQTNLAWSIRVIIIFAFAFIQMGVQLFMFMHIGEGKDGKWQIGHTVFAIAIAVIIVVGSYFVLMTGHL
- the qoxC gene encoding cytochrome aa3 quinol oxidase subunit III gives rise to the protein MAANESIDPNQPLEYQSAEGKNNILGFWIFIGAEFALFSTLFASYFVLVDRNASAITSGELFDLNLVLAMTFLLLTSSFTAGIAIHEMRAGRVNRMLIWVGLTLLLGLGFLGFEIYEFVHYAHEGATLSASAHWSAFFVLLGTHGLHVAIGIGWMILLMIQIKQRGLTKRTTSKFFIASLYWHFLDVIWVIIFTGVYLLGMEWM
- the qoxB gene encoding cytochrome aa3 quinol oxidase subunit I — its product is MPLRWDEFIVTGDPFILVAQISIVLTSIIAVVALTYFKKWKYVWNNWVTTVDHKKIGIMYIACALLMLFRGGVDAMMMRTQLAAPELDFLSGQNYNEIFTTHGTIMIIFMAMPFLIGLMNVVVPLQIGARDLAFPFLNNLSFWTFFFGMALFNISFIIGGSPSAGWTSYFPLASNDFSPGVGQNYYALGIQLSGIGTLATGINFIVTILRMRTKGMSLMKMPMFTWTVFITSLIIVLAFPVLTVALAMMTFDLLFGTHFFTLQGEGLDMLWANLFWIWGHPEVYIVALPAFGIFSEIISTFARKKLFGYNAMVASIVVISGLSFLVWVHHFFTMGNSAAVNSFFSITTMAISVPTGVKIFNWLFTLHKGKIRFTSPMLWSLGFIPNFVVGGVTGVMLAMAAADYQYHNTYFLVSHFHYVLIAATVFSCFAGLIYWYPKMFGHRMNERIGKWVFWIFMIGFNVCFFPQYFLGLDGMPRRIYTYLEGDGWFTLNFISTIGAFMMAAAFALFVYNIYYSWRYEKRDTTGDPWDGRTLEWATSSAIPPHYNFAHQPEVSERDAFWDMKEKGIDLNASTDYEKIHMPNNTWLGPVMAFFMFTASFALVFSWWIPAILSGVAIFVCMIFRSFDYNDGYYVSVEEIEETEKKAKEA
- the qoxA gene encoding cytochrome aa3 quinol oxidase subunit II; protein product: MPSSFFKWISLAMVAVFLSGCGSLTVLDPQGPVAEQQSDLIWLSIWFMIFIVLVVFVLLTIMLVKYRDRGNNDNYDPTIEGSHKLEFIWTIIPIVIVTILSIPTVMTIYSLEEAPEIEEVDAQQEPLVIHATSANWKWIFSYPEQGIETVNYINIPEDRPILFKLTSADAMASFWVPQLGGQKYAMSGMETELYLAATEVGQYEGRNANFTGEGFAEQRFTVTAQTDEAFDEWVEETQENAPSLSEEEYMHLMVPGHSEEMTFSSTHLEFVNHAYDATYSLEKRAELGYEAHSPHSREGKAFDLPLLTQPIDTDKTYEVELDDE
- a CDS encoding DNA alkylation repair protein, which gives rise to MTEAYLCPKCKTNRTRFHQIDQAALPVKLDPRSGEIVETFEEETLTPIHMHYNGPAIRIQCGACGLNEAEETFIAFAKNSPLS